One genomic window of Motacilla alba alba isolate MOTALB_02 chromosome 3, Motacilla_alba_V1.0_pri, whole genome shotgun sequence includes the following:
- the FBXO9 gene encoding F-box only protein 9, which translates to MAEAEEDCHADLVRTDDSERSGEANLQAELQMFRAQWMFELAPGVSSSGLEPLPCRASSREPGLKSVDARGKQEMAKEEKAKELFLKAVEEERNGALYEAIKFYRLAMQLVPDIEFKITYTRSPDGDGVGKRCVEDSKEDDKMADLLTDFQQQLTLQESSVKLCQPEVYVSQTHISALPMEVLMYIFRWVVSSDLDLRSLEQLSLVCRGFYICARDPEIWHQVCLKIWGRSCNKLVPYASWRDMFLERPRVRFDGVYVSKTKYIRQGEQSLDGFYRAWHQVEYYRYLRFFPDGQVMMLTTPEDPQSIVPRLRTKNTRTDAILLGHYRLSQETDNQTKVFAVIMKKKEEKPVDYHKYRYFRRVPAQETDHSFHVGLQLCSSGRQRFNKLVWIHHSCHITCRSTGETAVTTFDIDKMYTPLFFARVKSFTAYSEKPL; encoded by the exons GCAGAAGCTGAAGAAGATTGTCACGCTGATTTGGTAAGAACCGATGACAGTGAAAGATCTGGTGAAGCAAATCTTCAG GCAGAGCTCCAGATGTTCAGAGCTCAGTGGATGTTTGAGCTTGCCCCAGGTGTGAGTTCTAGTGGGTTGGAACCTCTGCCATGCAGAGCGTCATCAAGAGAACCTGGACTAAAATCTGTTGATGCCAGGGGAAAACAGGAGATggcaaaagaggaaaag GCAAAAGAACTTTTCCTGAAGGCAGTGGAAGAAGAGCGAAATGGGGCCCTTTATGAAG CCATCAAGTTTTATCGTCTAGCCATGCAGCTTGTACCTGATATAGAGTTTAAGATCACCTATACACGGTCCCCAGATGGTGATGGAGTTGGAAAGAGGTG TGTTGAGGATAGCAAAGAGGATGACAAAATGGCGGATCTCCTGACGGATTTCCAGCAGCAGTTAACTCTTCAGGAATCTTCAGTCAAACTTTGTCAGCCTGAAGTTTACGTTAGCCAGACCCACATCTCAG cGTTGCCTATGGAAGTACTAATGTACATTTTCCGATGGGTGGTTTCAAGTGACTTGGATCTGAGATCATTGGAACAATTATCCCTTGTTTGTCGAGGATTTTACATTTGTGCCAG AGATCCTGAAATCTGGCATCAAGTCTGTTTGAAAAtatggggcaggagctgcaatAAACTTGTTCCATATGCGTCTTGGAGGGACATGTTTTTGGAAAGGCCTCGTGTTCGATTTGATG GTGTATATGTCAGCAAGACAAAATACATACGTCAAGGAGAACAGTCTCTTGATGGTTTCTATAGAGCATGGCACCAAGTGGAATATTACAG GTATTTGAGATTCTTTCCAGATGGTCAAGTTATGATGCTGACAACTCCTGAAGATCCTCAATCTATAGTTCCTCGCTTACGGACTAAAAACACAAG AACGGATGCAATCTTGCTTGGCCATTATCGCCTTTCCCAGGAAACAGACAATCAAACCAAAGTATTTGCTgtaataatgaagaaaaaggaagag AAACCAGTTGATTACCACAAATACAGGTATTTCCGCCGAGTTCCTGCTCAAGAAACGGATCACAGTTTCCATGTAGGACTACAGTTGTGCTCCAGTGGGCGCCAGAGGTTCAACAAACTTGTGTGGATACATCATTCTTGTCACATCACTTGCAG ATCGACTGGTGAGACAGCTGTTACTACTTTCGACATTGACAAAATGTACACCCCTTTGTTCTTTGCACGAGTGAAGAGTTTTACTGCATATTCAGAAAAGCCTCTCTAA